Proteins encoded by one window of Chanos chanos chromosome 7, fChaCha1.1, whole genome shotgun sequence:
- the serpine1 gene encoding plasminogen activator inhibitor 1, with protein MQYLCGFLILALCGTGLCSRLQERQTDFGLRVFVEASRSAPDTNLALSPYGISSVLGMAQLGAYGETLRTLTAQMGYSLQERGMPREQRLLQRDLAVEEGLELASGVMVDRKLVLEKSFRRGLSKAFQSTPHQLDFSQPDTALKVINAWMSDSTGGMIPNFLPAGVLSEMTRLVLLNALHFHGLWKVPFDHKMTEEMIFHSGNGSLVTVPMMRITDKFNYADFETEDGVEYDVIEVPYEGDSISMLLVSPFDRDVPLSTLSQQLSNSKLKEWRQNLRKINKQLALPRFSMDTELDLKSTLTKMGLGEIFSQRKADFSRITTEEPLCVSKVLQRVKIEVNEDGTKGSSATAAIIYSRMAVEEITLDRPFLFLIQHKPTGAVLFIGQVNQPQEH; from the exons ATGCAGTACCTGTGTGGGTTCTTGATCCTCGCCCTGTGCGGAACTGGGTTGTGCAGCCGCCTTCAGGAACGTCAGACCGATTTTGGGCTGCGGGTGTTTGTCGAAGCTTCGAGGTCTGCTCCAGACACAAATCTTGCGCTATCCCCCTATGGAATTTCTTCAGTGCTGGGGATGGCTCAGCTGGGCGCTTACGGTGAAACTCTCAGGACTCTCACTGCGCAAATGGGCTACTCTCTACAAG AACGTGGCATGCCAAGGGAACAGCGCTTGCTTCAGAGGGATCTTGCCGTCGAGGAGGGGCTTGAGCTGGCCAGCGGCGTCATGGTAGACAGGAAGCTGGTTTTAGAGAAAAGTTTCCGTCGTGGCCTCTCCAAGGCCTTCCAGAGCACCCCACACCAGCTGGACTTCAGCCAGCCCGACACAGCCCTTAAGGTCATCAACGCCTGGATGTCAGACAGCACTGGGG GAATGATCCCTAACTTTCTGCCCGCTGGCGTGCTGAGTGAAATGACCCGTCTTGTATTACTGAACGCCCTTCATTTCCACGGGCTCTGGAAGGTGCCGTTTGACCATAAGATGACCGAGGAAATGATCTTCCACTCTGGGAACGGCAGCTTAGTGACCGTGCCAATGATGAGAATTACAGACAAATTCAACTATG CTGACTTTGAGACGGAGGATGGAGTGGAGTATGATGTCATTGAGGTGCCCTATGAGGGAGATTCCATCAGCATGCTTCTGGTCTCACCATTTGATAGGGATGTGCCTCTGTCCACACTGTCCCAACAGCTGAGCAACAGCAAACTGAAAGAATGGAGACAGAACCTGAGAAAGATCAACAAACAGCTCGCCTTGcccag GTTCTCCATGGACACAGAGCTGGACCTGAAATCTACCCTCACCAAAATGGGTCTGGGAGAAATCTTCAGCCAGCGCAAAGCCGACTTCTCCCGCATCACCA CTGAGGaacctttgtgtgtgtcaaAGGTGTTGCAAAGAGTAAAGATTGAGGTCAATGAAGATGGAACCAAGGGCTCCTCTGCTACAG CTGCTATCATCTATTCACGCATGGCAGTGGAAGAGATTACTCTAGACAGGCCCTTCCTCTTCCTGATTCAACACAAACCCACAG GTGCCGTGTTGTTCATTGGTCAAGTCAACCAGCCACAGGAACATTAA